In Oncorhynchus mykiss isolate Arlee chromosome 32, USDA_OmykA_1.1, whole genome shotgun sequence, the DNA window attaatttatttgcaaattatggtggaaaataagtatttggtcacctacaaacaagcaagatttctgtctctcacagacctgtaacttcttctttaagaggctcctctgtcctcccctcattacctgtattaatggcacctgtttgaacttgttatcaatataaaagacacctgtccacaacctcaaacagtcacactccaaacttcactatggccaagaccaaagagctgtcaaaggacaccagaaacaaaattgtagacctgcaccaggctgggaagactgaatctgcaataggtaagcagcttggtttgaagaaatcaactgtgggagcaattattaggaaatggaagacatacaagaccactaataatctccctcaatctggggctccacgcaagatctcaccctgtctggtcaaaattatcacaagaacggtgagcaaaaatcccagaaccacacggggagacctagtgaatgacctgcagagagctgggaccaaagtaacaaagcctaccatcagtaacacactacgccgccagggactcaaatcctgcagtgccagacgtgtccctctgcttaagccagtacatgtccaggcccgtctgaagtttgctagagagcatttggatgatccagaagaagattgggagaatgtcatatggtcagatgaaaccaaaatatacctttttggtaaaaactcaactcgtcgtgtttggaggataaagaatgctgaattgcatccaaagaacaccatacctactgtgaagcatgggggtggaaacatcatgctttggggctttttttctgcaaagggaccaggacgactgatccatgtaaaggaaagaatgaatggggccatgcatcgtgagattttgagtgaaaacctccttccatcagcaagggcattgaagatgaaacgtggctgggtctttcagcatgacaatgatcccaaacacaccgcccgggcaacgaaggagtggcttcgtaagaagcatttcaaggtcctggagtggcctagccagtctccagatctcaaccccatagaaaatatttggagggagttgaaagtccgtgtttcccagcaacagccccaaaacatcactgctctagaggagatctgcatggaggaatgggccaaaaataccagcaacagtgtgtgaaaaccttgtgaagacttacagaaaacgtttgacctctgtcattaccaacaaagggtatataacaaaatattgagataaacttttgttattgaccaaatacttattttccaccataatttgcaaatacattcattaaaaatcctacaatgtgattttctggattttttttctctcattttgtctgtcatagttgaagtgtacctatgatgaaaattacaggcctctctcatctttttaagtgggagaacttgcacaattggtggctgactaaatacttttttgccccactgtaaatgtgtCAATATCTGTGTCTTATGACTTTGCTGTGCAGGCgtgctggtgctggtgctggtaGCTTTCTATACTACCTTCCTGTGTAGGTAGTGGTGCTGGTAGCTGTGCAGTGGTTGTCCATCCAATAGGATCTCTCCCTGCTGAGGCTGATAGAACCTCTCCAGCAGACTAACACAGGTGCTCTTCCCCCCTCCTGACGGCCCCACCAGAGCAGTCAGCTGACCCGGCCTCAGCTCCAGAGAGAAGCCCTAAGACAAGCAGAGAGCCAATGACACACTACCTTAGCAATGGGTACACGTGAAGTCAAAAATGTGGTGATGGCAAAACTGCCAGTTAGGGTTTTCTCATGTTTCCAGAATTGTGCCATCCTTCTCCCAGGTGAGCTTTACCTGCAGTACTTTGCGCTCCTGGCGGGTGGGGTAGGAGAAGGAGAGGTTGTGGAAGTGGACGTGTCCAGTTAAGGTCTCTGGTTGGAGGGTCCCCTTGGTGCTGACCTGGGGCTCTCTGTCCAGATACTCAAACACCTTACCAGCCGCCCCCACCGAGTTCAGCATGTCGCCAAAGATGTAAATCAAAGTCTGGAGAGGGCAGATGTATTATACAGATGTATAATCGTAACTCAATAAACAATAGTTAGACAAAATGTTCAACAGTATCTCAGACAttaaacatgtttattttttcaTTCCCTAACATTAGTATTACTTGCCTCTTCAATCAAACTTTCCCATTACTATGTACTATGTAATGACAATATTACTATTGGTTAGTTAATATATTTGATTAGTGATCCTGTGCCTCGCCTtgctcaaacagtcacactggtAGTTGCCTACCCTGATGTTGGTTCCCAGGTTAGACTGGTAGAGGATGAAAGAGACCAGGTTCCCAGTGCTCATCTGACCTCGCTGGATAAACAGTCTGCCATAGTACAGCATGGCCACCTGCATTACCAGCGCTGTTagctttaacacacacacacgcgcacgcgcacacacacacacgcacacacacacgcacacacacacacacacacataagtacATACACTGAAGAACACATAAAGATCACATCAGAAGCATTCAACTCTTCTGAGCCTAAGGGGACAGGGAGTGATCCCTGCATACTCACTCTTCTCAGGAGCACGTACACTGCCCTGACGGTGTCCCGCCTGGTCTTGAGAGTGTGGGTGTCCATCAACCTGTGGTCATAATGACTAGCCTCACTCCGCTCTGTGTTAAAGCTTCGCACGGTCCGGATTCCAGCTACTGTTTCTCCCGCTGCCTCGTTCGCCCTGGCCATGGAGTCCTGCACCTCCTTAGTGAGCCTCTGAGGAACAGTCAATACACAATAACATTTACTAGACTTTATTTTATAAGGTTACCCAGTACATTTAGCAGTCACCATCTCATGTACTGTATTTTCACAAAAAACATGTCAGGGCCTTCTGCATTAGATCATTTCAGGGATTTATTTCAGGGTTCGCAGGGACCAATAGATTAGTTCAGGACCTTCTGATCTGGACACaaacagtacactcttagaaaaaagggttccaaaagggttccacagctgtccccataggataaccatttttggttccaggtagaaccctattgggTTCTATGTAGgttttttaggttctagatagattGTACTATACCAGGTAATAGTTGTCATAGACGCCTTGCAGCAGGCCGGTGACAGGCGTCTCCATCAGCATGAGCAGAGTGAGCTTCCAGGACAGGCTCATCATGAGCGACAGCATACCCACAATCTTAATGAGGGTCCTCAGTAGGACGTTGACATTCAGGGCCACCGCCCGGGCCATCTTAGTGGTGTCTGTGGACAGCCTGGACGTGATGTCACCTACGAGAGTTCAGAGGTGAAAGTAAATTGCTGCAACTTCGTCGAATAACCAAGGAGCGTAGAAGAACCAACTGATGGGGTGTTCAACAGATATTCAGCCACACATCGGAAGACAGAGGAAGTTCAATAGGAAGTGCATTCCAGTTACAGTCATTTCATGAACAAACAAGGATGCCACACATTCCAGCAAGACAACAGATCGCATACTGATCATTAGTTCTTGTTTGGGGTAATCAATAAACGTGTCTCTACCTGTCTTGATGGTCTCAAAGAAGCTGATCTCCTGCTTCACCAGGGCCCCAAACAGCTCTACTTTCATTCGAGAGGTGAAGCTGTTGATGGCACACATGAAGAGGCCTCCTCGACAACCTGCACTGAAAGAGCTGAAACAGACACCATAAACTGTTGCAGTGTTGAAATAATCAACCTGATGTTGATGTTCACTTGCAGCGGTGAAATCCGTGTATTCAATAACcgttacatacatacataacacAAACTACAATATGTAAGGTGCGAAACTGATGAAGGCCGTAGTGATGAAAAACAGGTAGGAAGCTCTCTCGTGTATCTGCTCACCTTCCCAAAGAGTAGAGCCCCATGAGGATGATAGCTGTGAGAAAGTCATTCCACTTGTACTGGGAAGCCAAGATGTCAATCACCTTTCCTGTATAGAATGGGATGAACATTTCACCTGAAAACGCACACCGccgtcatcatcctcatcatactcgccatcatcatcataatgATCATCATCACATAATACTCAGTAATTGTGTTAAAACAATAAAATACTTACAGAGGACAGCCAGTGACAGGAATATAAACGCTCCAACCAAAAGGAGGGTGTCAGGTCTGTAGAAGTAGAGGACTCTCATGAACAGCACTCGTGCCTTCTGTGTCTTCTCTTTCCCGTGACTTTCTTCGCTGCTGTCAGGGAAGGTTTTCTCCCAAAACAGGGCTGCAGCAGCTGCTGCCGCGGTACACAATAGCCACAAACTTGGACCCCCCAAGGATCCATGAGTGCTCTCCGGTGAACTGCCATGCAGCATCAGTTGCCCGGTCTCGTAGACCGGGGCAAGGAAACAGTGCACTGCTAACCAGCGCTTCAATACGGGTTTAATCGATCCTAGTGTGAGTAGCGATACACCAAATAGTATAACTAATCGAATCCCCGCTACAACCCATAGACGCAACATACTTCCGAAAACGTCAAAACTTATTGGTCCAGTTTTGGGAATAGATGCGCCAAAACCAGTGGCGCAAAATGTGGTTATGTCAATGCATAGACCTACAGCCATAGCGAACACGCACGTTCTAAGCATCATTTTTGTCGTCTATAATTGTTTTTAATCTATAACCTATTAATTAAAAGGTGAGCGATGTCAAACCTGCGAATTCGCGGAGATCTTTCCACGGAATGGATTTTTTCAGCTGTTTTCAGTCTGCGTTTTAGTTTCAATTTCACATATGCCTTAAACTCAGGCGACATTATTCTCCACAATATCAAGCACCTTTCCATTTAGCGTTTATTCTGTGCCATAATAAATACCAGACAATAATGCTTGCACATAGTGGTTAATAGatccccacagtggaggtgtcataatacccataaaacctagcatcgtttttccaccattcatttattcaatcttGTCTCttagcatttcatattattctgtacataaatccACAACACTCAAATGGTATATATTCATTTGTGGAtttccatcacccatttcgtactATGTGTTACGAATgatagtgtaacgaccctgggtttataagcgacCCTGGGTTtttaagcgcggaaatcgacacTGCCGCACGAGAacgcttttgcggcacagtcgacaGTGCGCCGAACCTCGgactagaaggtcgagggttcgagtcctgctccctgcctgtttcattacaatattttactaattctagctaggtggctaatgttagctgggcTAGGGGTtaagttaggttaaagggttaggggaagggttagctaaaatagtTAGGCTTAGCTAACATACTAAGTAGTTGCTAAATAGCAAAAAAAAAGTAGTAAGGAGTTAAAAACTTGTCTTTGAGGCCAGGGCAGTGTTTCCTGTATGCTTACCCTGGGGTtacattttgataaccatgtaaatctgtctcggacaaggtgacttttatcgatatattcggctctatttactctcataTTTGAACATGCTAATCAGCATTAAAGTAGACATAATACAAAACTACAAATCCATGCAAGCTCCTGCACATCATCTCTatctgacacctttgctaacaggtattatgtcaatttaaaacttgcacaagacagtttaCAGAATTGTCCATTgaaagaaatgtagccaatttattcattactacatttaaCTAACATTAGATAGATAATCCAAAGATTCTTaccgccagggtaagcctaaaatgaaacacagcccttattttaagtgtttctaaaatcccctattggAAATATGAATGGTGGAAAAGCGATTGGAACAATTTcactgtttgaccactaggttttatgggtattatgactaatactgtggtactctatggtAACAGGTTtaccctacactcttagaaagaatGTGCTATCTAGAATCTAAAAGGGCTCTTCAGCTCTCCCCACCTTTTGAAGAAgccttttgggtttcatgtagatccctttccacagaaggttctacatggaacccaaaatagttatacctggaaccacaaaggtttctcctatggggacagccgaagaaccggTCATGGTTTGAAGgaatccagcttttgtcaaattaacgtcaGATTTGACTTTTCGAAGCAGgagaatttacgcagcaggttaggataattattTTAAGCCAGGCTTCATATCCACTTTGTAACTGATGACTAATCACCTAAAATTAATACAATTTGATACGAATATTCCCATGACCTCACCAGtgcaactgggaactctgaaaaaaacgaggtgaaatcatgacatcagtgagcTTCAGGTCAGAAAgttcggagctctagaaagaggccagagttcctgagttggaattccgagttggatgaacaTTCAAAACGATTTGtcccagtcggagctagtttatttccaagttcccagttgttttgaacatgctgaagtcggaagtcagagatatccgagttcccagttgctttgaacgCGTCATTATATATGGTAGACATAATCATAATAACTAAAATTATCATTACTTTTGATGGTGGCAGAATACTTCTTGAATAGTTGTTTTGGGgttgaaaaaaacatgcagagAAATATCCATGGGAAAGTTGAATTTACTTGTGAATCACCCAAAAACACAGTCCAGCTTCAGGTCCCTGGCTACCCAAAATAAAATCAGTTTCTTCAACAGAGGGCATAACAATTATGAATAATTTTGAAAGTGGCATGTGTAGTGAGAATATTTGACATTGTGCCAGCATGATTCATACCCCTATCCAAACATTCTATATCCTGTGTAGATTTAATAGTACTGTTTGTTCGTAAGGTGTCCACTCACTGTTTCATAACTACGACAACTTCAGTGTTACTGTTTCCACAAGCCAGTGTTCACTGATCATAAAATGTGGGCAACTCGTTACCCAGGATGCATTTCTCCTCTGCACCTTTTTCATCAATAGTGACAAGGTAGGCCACACCTCCGCTGGAACCATCTCGACTCATGGCCAATGAAagtgctgagagaggagaggtgaagaaagagagcaagtgagagCATATTATTGACAAATGACACATCTTAACAGCTTCTAATTCATGCTGTTTAGGTCATAACTGGACATcaacacatttattttattttaaaagtaCACTTTTGGTCACTCACTGTTGACAACAAACTGTTGGCAGTCCTCTTTGCTCATGGCCTTCCGGTACTCTGCATCAACAAACCCATAGACGTAGGAGCTTCCGGAGCCGCCGACCGCAAAGGGTTGTCTGGACAACAGGCCATTGAGGGTCACATACACCTGGGAGGGGTCAATGAGAGGGGAATGCTTGAGCACAGCAACCTAGCAAACTCTGAAAAAGTTCAATATTATGCAGACTAGTGAACAACTGTGAGTTTGAGGCAGCTGAGTTTGATTCTGTAATTGTACTCATGGTACATTTTGTTGAGGAAACACTCAAAACTATTTAACAAAAAATTTATATTTAAAATGACCTCGTCTAAGCTTCAGGGATTAGTGAAACTGTTCCAGATGCAAGAACATTTCCTGAAAGGGACACAAAAATCAATTAATACAGTTTGGACTAGTGTTTATAGATGTGGCATTTCTATttaatcagcctgttaccaacccttagtcaACATTTGGAACTAATTGTATTTggccagatacaatgctattttacagcaAACAAATtggcaacagactttcagcacacttatagggaaggacattcaacaagcacaacacctacacaaattactgatgattggcagaacagaaatgtatgataaaaagattgtgggagctgttttgctagacttcagtgcagcttttgacattatcgatcatagtttACTGCTGGATAAACGTAtgcgttatggctttacaccccctgctatattgtggataaagagttacctgtctttaaaaaatatatattttactttgatttaactaggcaagtcagttaagaacaaattcttattttcaatgacagcctaggaacagtgggttaactgccttgttcaggggccaaacaacagatttttacattgtcagctcagggatttgatcttgaaaccttccggttactagtccaaagctttaaccactaggctacctgccaccacagagggtgttctttaatggatgcttctccaacataatccagctgtttaggccccatactaaaaaaaaaaaactttactaaCGACATGGCTCTGTCTTTGAGTAAAGcaagtgtgtctatgtatgcggatgactcaccactatacacatcagctactacagtgactgaaatgaccgcaacacttaacaaagagctgaaattagtttcagaatgggtggcaaggaataagtcagtcctaaatatttcaaaaacataCAGCATTgaatttgggacaaatcattttGGGAcaaaacctcaactaaatcttataatgaataatgtggaaattggggcctcccgggtggcgcagtggtctagggctgtgccaccagagactctggggtCGAGCCC includes these proteins:
- the LOC110488345 gene encoding antigen peptide transporter 2, whose product is MMLRTCVFAMAVGLCIDITTFCATGFGASIPKTGPISFDVFGSMLRLWVVAGIRLVILFGVSLLTLGSIKPVLKRWLAVHCFLAPVYETGQLMLHGSSPESTHGSLGGPSLWLLCTAAAAAAALFWEKTFPDSSEESHGKEKTQKARVLFMRVLYFYRPDTLLLVGAFIFLSLAVLCEMFIPFYTGKVIDILASQYKWNDFLTAIILMGLYSLGSSFSAGCRGGLFMCAINSFTSRMKVELFGALVKQEISFFETIKTGDITSRLSTDTTKMARAVALNVNVLLRTLIKIVGMLSLMMSLSWKLTLLMLMETPVTGLLQGVYDNYYLRLTKEVQDSMARANEAAGETVAGIRTVRSFNTERSEASHYDHRLMDTHTLKTRRDTVRAVYVLLRRLTALVMQVAMLYYGRLFIQRGQMSTGNLVSFILYQSNLGTNIRTLIYIFGDMLNSVGAAGKVFEYLDREPQVSTKGTLQPETLTGHVHFHNLSFSYPTRQERKVLQGFSLELRPGQLTALVGPSGGGKSTCVSLLERFYQPQQGEILLDGQPLHSYQHHYLHRKVAMVGQEPVLFSGSIKDNIAYGLADCSLERVQEAARRANAHSFISQLEKGYDTDVGERGGQMSGGEKQRIAIARALIREPQVLILDEVTSALDTESEHMVQEALASCPSQTLLVIAHRLKTIERADQIILIDQGTVLEQGTHQQLMDRKGGYYKLRERLFTEDDTSH